In Anopheles gambiae chromosome 2, idAnoGambNW_F1_1, whole genome shotgun sequence, a single window of DNA contains:
- the LOC1276807 gene encoding monocyte to macrophage differentiation factor, which yields MQDGLISRAGAAICNDTYPAKGSANYNVPPVDGGAGQYSPSKACVHQHHPTRQQQPPSPQHTPCGDFKLCGYDGTTMSCGPLGDECLPSSTGGSPLTGRTGKADLFGVLEFWLQLRYDLSTLPWEQLQTIQLKNPRAAPGCAYIPTKVEHIANIVTHGTWVLPSMYAALYLYGRSHTPAQTLAAIIYGAALSMLFFVSTCFHCVCYCNHNRPLKDALHRCDRAMIYIFIAGSYYPWLSLGHTTHPQIVSVVKWSVWVMAVLGIVYQQMYHERYKCLETFFYVVIGLGPSVVIVLWGHEFTGMAELKFGGVLYIIGIVFFKSDGLFPFAHAIWHLFVVFAASVHYFAIMTYLFPDTSSIVSSAVEGAAAG from the exons ATGCAGGATGGTCTCATTTCCCGCGCCGGGGCAGCTATCTGTAACGACACCTATCCTGCCAAGGGATCAGCCAACTACAACGTTCCACCAGTGGACGGAGGAGCGGGTCAATACTCTCCCTCGAAAGCATGTGTCCATCAACATCACCCGAcccgacagcagcagccgccctCTCCGCAGCACACGCCGTGTGGAGACTTTAAGCTCTGCGGGTACGACGGTACTACGATGAGCTGTGGTCCGCTAGGTGATGAGTGTTTACCAAGCAGCACCGGTGGAAGTCCACTGACCGGCCGTACCGGAAAGGCGGACCTGTTTGGTGTGCTGGAGTTTTGGCTACAGCTACGCTACGACCTATCGACGCTACCGTGGGAACAATTGCAAACGATCCAGCTCAAGAACCCCCGTGCCGCACCGGGCTGTGCGTACATTCCGACAAag GTGGAACACATTGCCAACATAGTCACGCACGGTACCTGGGTACTGCCGTCGATGTATGCCGCCCTCTACCTTTACGGGCGCAGCCACACGCCCGCCCAAACGCTTGCGGCCATCATCTATGGGGCGGCCCTTTCGATGCTGTTCTTTGTCTCGACCTGCTTCCACTGCGTCTGCTACTGTAACCACAATCGGCCGCTGAAGGATGCGCTGCATCGATGCGATCGTGCGATGATCTACATCTTCATCGCCGGCTCGTACTATCCGTGGCTCAGCCTGGGACATACGACCCACCCGCAGATAGTGTCCGTGGTAAAGTGGAGCGTTTGGGTGATGGCCGTGCTCGGCATTGTTTATCAACAG ATGTACCACGAACGGTACAAGTGCCTGGAGACGTTCTTCTACGTGGTGATCGGACTCGGCCCATCGGTCGTGATTGTGCTGTGGGGCCACGAGTTTACCGGTATGGCCGAGCTAAAGTTTGGCGGCGTGCTGTACATTATCGGTATCGTGTTCTTTAAGTCGGATGGGCTATTCCCTTTCGCGCACGCGATCTGGCATCTGTTTGTGGTGTTTGCCGCATCCGTGCACTACTTTGCCATCATGACCTACCTGTTTCCGGACACGAGCAGCATCGTTTCATCCGCGGTGGAAGGTGCAGCGGCCGGTTAA
- the LOC1276808 gene encoding ATP-dependent RNA helicase DHX33 has translation MLYGPRTLSIVRRRVLESVRVVYFPACRTSTSKINKKSPAVTMDSGLSSRNSSLGNQYSRSYMKQEQAKQQRLSLPIYSVRKSLMEMVRKSSTIIVLGETGSGKTTQMPQFIYEAGLNGDKMIAITQPRRVAAITVAKWVAQEMGTNLGDLVGYTVRFEDMTSENTQVKYMTDGILCREALSDRQLRNYNVIILDEVHERTIATDVLLGVVKKAQQIRALKRMTPLKVIIMSATMDCDHFASYFSDCPIVYLQGRTYQVKVYQMVEKMHYIEACLKTVVEIHQTQPAGDVLVFLTGQEEIEATVGKMRRLAKSFSPDLPKLAVHPMYAALPQNQQLDVFNAAPGNVRKVIFATNIAETSITINGIRYVVDCGRAKVRSYDPITGMDMLKVSWISQAQAHQRTGRAGRLSDGVCYRTYSKEVYGHLEKMTMPEILRCNMAATILNLLVMGVNYKDFDFIDKPPEEAIVGGLLELKALNAISSVENPILTALGTKMARFPLDPKYSKMLLSAPKFGCLEEMLTIIAMLSGENVFTNSVHKREQMLIAHSKFFDRSGDHITLLNVFNEFKTRAKPKVWCFDNFLNERNLTHVASIREQLSEICKALDLPSSTCGKDTTPVAKCLLTGLFANIATKQPDHLYLTSTSALKARIHPSSAVCGKFRPPVVVYTELVATRLNYLRNVTEIDPAWIDEVVPNVSQYQTKGFKENHFRAFQSHK, from the exons ATGTTGTACGGGCCCCGAACGCTGTCAATTGTGAGGCGGCGTGTTTTGGAATCGGTGCGGGTTGTTTATTTTCCGGCGTGCCGAACTTCAACCAGTAAAATTAATAAGAAAAGCCCGGCCGTAACGATGGATTCCGGACTTTCGAGTCGCAACAGCAGTCTGGGCAATCAATACTCACGCTCCTACATGAAGCAGGAGCAGGCGAAACAGCAACGCCTGTCGTTGCCCATCTACTCGGTGCGCAAATC GCTGATGGAAATGGTGCGAAAGTCGTCCACGATCATCGTGCTGGGTGAGACGGGCAGCGGAAAAACCACCCAGATGCCACAGTTCATCTACGAGGCGGGACTGAACGGGGACAAAATGATTGCCATCACGCAACCGCGCCGAGTGGCCGCTATTACCGTAGCGAAATGGGTCGCGCAGGAGATGGGCACCAATCTGGGCGATTTGGTTGGCTATACGGTGCGCTTCGAGGACATGACGTCGGAAAACACGCAGGTTAAGTACATGACCGATGGTATACTGTGCCGGGAGGCGCTGTCCGATCGGCAGCTGCGCAACTACAACGTGATCATACTGGACGAGGTGCACGAACGGACCATCGCGACGGATGTGCTGCTGGGAGTGGTAAAGAAAGCGCAACAGATACGAGCCCTCAAGCGCATGACGCCGCTGAAGGTGATCATCATGTCGGCCACGATGGACTGTGACCATTTTGCGAGCTACTTTTCCGACTGTCCGATCGTATACCTGCAAGGCCGCACGTACCAGGTGAAGGTGTACCAGATGGTGGAGAAAATGCATTACATCGAGGCGTGTCTGAAGACAGTGGTAGAGATCCACCAAACGCAACCGGCCGGCGATGTGCTGGTGTTCCTAACCGGTCAGGAAGAAATAGAAGCCACAGTTGGCAAGATGCGACGCTTGGCTAAG AGCTTCTCGCCCGACCTGCCAAAGCTTGCCGTTCATCCAATGTACGCCGCGCTGCCACAGAACCAACAGTTGGACGTGTTCAACGCTGCGCCGGGTAACGTGCGGAAGGTAATATTTGCGACCAACATTGCCGAAACGTCCATTACGATCAACGGCATCCGGTATGTGGTGGATTGTGGCCGCGCGAAGGTACGCTCGTACGATCCCATCACGGGGATGGACATGCTGAAGGTGTCCTGGATATCGCAGGCGCAAGCCCACCAGCGGACAGGCCGTGCGGGGCGTTTGAGCGATGGCGTTTGCTACCGCACGTACTCCAAGGAAGTGTACGGGCATTTGGAAAAGATGACGATGCCGGAGATTCTGCGCTGCAACATGGCCGCCACCATCCTGAACCTGCTCGTGATGGGCGTCAACTACAAAGACTTTGACTTTATCGACAAACCGCCGGAGGAGGCGATCGTGGGCGGGCTGCTCGAGCTGAAGGCGCTGAATGCGATCTCCTCGGTGGAAAACCCCATCCTGACCGCGCTCGGCACCAAGATGGCCCGCTTTCCGCTCGATCCCAAGTACTCCAAGATGTTGCTTTCCGCGCCCAAGTTCGGCTGCCTGGAGGAGATGCTCACCATCATCGCGATGCTGTCGGGCGAGAACGTCTTTACCAACAGTGTGCACAAGCGCGAACAGATGCTGATCGCACACTCCAAGTTTTTCGACCGCTCGGGCGACCACATCACGCTGCTGAACGTGTTCAACGAGTTTAAGACGCGGGCCAAACCGAAGGTCTGGTGCTTCGACAACTTCCTCAACGAGCGCAACCTAACGCACGTGGCCTCGATCCGGGAGCAGCTGAGCGAAATTTGCAAAGCGCTTGACCTGCCGAGCAGCACGTGCGGGAAGGATACGACCCCCGTCGCCAAGTGTTTGCTGACCGGGCTGTTTGCGAACATTGCCACGAAGCAGCCGGACCACCTGTACCTTACCTCGACCAGCGCACTGAAGGCGCGCATACATCCGTCCAGCGCGGTGTGCGGGAAATTCCGGCCCCCGGTCGTCGTCTACACCGAGCTGGTGGCGACGCGACTCAACTATCTGCGCAACGTGACCGAAATCGATCCGGCGTGGATCGATGAGGTGGTGCCGAACGTGAGCCAGTACCAGACGAAGGGCTTCAAGGAGAACCACTTCCGGGCGTTCCAATCGCACAAATGA
- the LOC1276809 gene encoding uncharacterized protein LOC1276809 — MNFLRFGQSADIDVVFDGAENRQQAEIKTEDGKKDKYLLYYDGETVGGKVNITLKKPGSKLEHQGIKIELIGQIELYYDRGNHHDFLSLVRELARPGDLIQNTSYPFEFANVEKPYEVYVGSNVRLRYFLRVTIVRRLSDIVREVDIAVHTLSSYPDTNSPIKMEVGIEDCLHIEFEYNKSKYHLKDVIVGKIYFLLVRIKIKHMEIAIIKREQTGSGPNMYTENEIIAKYEIMDGSPVKGESIPIRVFLAGYDLTVTMREINKKFSVRYFLNLVLIDTEDRRYFKQQEITLWRKAEKTRKSLTPSQAAAIAAAQGGAAGLMPGQLVAATGSSNNPHIPHHLVGQGTMSSLASKELPSGVGGTGAAGAGGLLGDGSADEDSVGGLKRSDDSNPIMGLFTEDNSQADLRPKPAVRQRSDDAQQDNSSRSVNSNLKLGEMPLHVEPDEDSLPEQQQQQTQPTQQPQSAQQHLHREAGDGAASISQTTDEETSSLFDANDLSFNAASSSNPSANVAAAPATIVADPTSSPTVSSSITKPMAGEEAADDETGVSASSRDTEQQQQQQQQDEETAPMPEVTSTEVNASNSSSTTTTTTSPMPPTATAATAVSSSASSPPPLAAKPAKPRKPVLE; from the exons ATG AATTTCCTCCGGTTTGGCCAGTCGGCCGACATCGACGTCGTGTTCGATGGGGCCGAAAACCGGCAGCAGGCGGAAATCAAAACAGAGGACGGCAAGAAGGACAAGTACCTGCTGTACTACGACGGCGAAACGGTGGGCGGAAAGGTGAACATTACGCTCAAAAAACCGGGCAGCAAGCTGGAACACCAGGGTATCAAAATCGAGCTTATCG GTCAAATTGAATTGTATTACGATAGGGGCAATCATCACGACTTTCTGAGCCTGGTGCGCGAGCTGGCCCGGCCGGGCGACCTCATCCAGAACACGTCATATCCGTTCGAGTTTGCGAACGTGGAGAAACCGTACGAGGTGTACGTCGGCTCGAACGTTCGATTACG ATACTTCCTGCGGGTGACGATTGTGCGCCGGCTGAGTGATATCGTGCGGGAGGTGGACATTGCTGTGCATACGCTGTCGAGCTATCCGGACACAAACAGTCCAATCAAGATGGAGGTGGGCATCGAGGACTGTTTGCACATCGAGTTCGAGTACAACAAGAGCAA GTACCACTTAAAGGATGTGATTGTGGGCAAAATCTATTTTCTGCTGGTGCGCATTAAGATTAAACACATGGAAATAGCCATCATCAAGCGGGAACAGACTGGTTCGg GACCTAACATGTACACGGAGAACGAAATTATCGCCAAGTACGAAATCATGGACGGGTCGCCGGTGAAGGGTGAAAGCATACCGATCCGGGTGTTTCTCGCCGGGTACGACCTCACCGTGACGATGCGCGAGATTAACAAGAAGTTCTCGGTCCGCTACTTCCTCAATCTGGTGCTAATTGACACCGAAGACCGGCGGTACTTCAAACAGCAGGAAATCACGCTCTGGCGCAAGGCGGAAAAGACGCGCAAATCGCTCACGCCGTCGCAGGCGGCCGCCATTGCCGCGGCCCAGGGCGGTGCGGCCGGGCTGATGCCGGGCCAGCTGGTGGCAGCGACGGGCTCGAGCAATAACCCGCACATACCTCACCATCTCGTCGGGCAGGGTACGATGAGCTCGCTCGCCTCGAAGGAGCTGCCGTCCGGCGTGGGGGGCACCGGTGCGGCCGGTGCTGGCGGACTGCTCGGGGACGGTAGTGCCGATGAGGACAGTGTCGGCGGGCTGAAGCGTTCGGACGATTCCAATCCAATTATGGGACTGTTTACGGAGGACAATTCACAGGCGG aTTTACGACCTAAACCGGCGGTGCGACAGCGTAGCGACGATGCGCAGCAAGACAACAGCTCTCGCTCGGTAAACAGCAACTTGAAGCTGGGTGAAATGCCCCTACACGTCGAACCGGATGAAGATTCGCtgcccgagcagcagcagcagcagacccAGCCGACCCAGCAGCCCCAGTCGGCACAGCAGCATCTGCACCGGGAGGCCGGCGATGGTGCCGCCTCGATATCGCAAACGACGGACGAGGAAACGTCCTCCCTGTTCGATGCGAACGATTTGAGTTTCAAtgcggccagcagcagcaacccgtCGGCGAACGTAGCCGCCGCCCCAGCGACGATCGTGGCTGATCCGACCTCCTCGCCGACGGTGAGCAGCTCGATAACGAAACCAATGGCGGGCGAGGAAGCGGCCGACGATGAAACCGGAGTCTCGGCAAGCAGCAGGGAcaccgaacagcagcagcagcagcagcagcaggacgaAGAGACTGCGCCCATGCCAGAGGTGACGAGTACGGAGGTCAAtgcaagcaacagcagcagcaccaccaccactacgacAAGTCCGATGCCGCCTACGGCGACAGCAGCCACGGCAGTGTCGAGCTCTGCTTCATCACCGCCCCCATTGGCGGCGAAACCGGCCAAACCTCGAAAGCCAGTGCTCGAATAA
- the LOC1276810 gene encoding uncharacterized protein LOC1276810: protein MVSLKTLTKTATYIAIGGITCAMIMKVKLEDKIRSQPYYKESLKLLRAHPGAVQLLGEPIKDLSFDYGEESRKFGGGRIDSFAVPVRGPKTRGKYYFWAEMQDERWVIRRAELELKNEPDRRLLIRAEESQAKE, encoded by the exons ATGGTATCCTTAAAAACGCTCACCAAAACCGCTACGTACATAGCGATCGGTGGGATTACTTGTGCGATGATAATGAAGGTGAAGCTGGAGGACAAAATACGCAGCCAGCCGTACTACAAAGAATCGCTCAAACTGCTCCGAGCTCATCCGG GTGCGGTACAACTGCTCGGCGAGCCGATCAAGGATCTAAGCTTCGATTACGGAGAGGAAAGCAGAAAGTTCGGCGGCGGCAGAATCGATAGCTTTGCTGTACCGGTGAGGGGACCAAAAACCCGCGGCAAGTACTACTTCTGGGCGGAAATGCAGGACGAACGGTGGGTGATAAGGCGGGCAGAGCTGGAGCTGAAAAACGAACCGGACCGGCGGTTGTTGATAAGGGCGGAAGAGAGTCAAGCCAAGGAGTAG